The following proteins come from a genomic window of Alosa sapidissima isolate fAloSap1 chromosome 20, fAloSap1.pri, whole genome shotgun sequence:
- the LOC121693922 gene encoding protocadherin alpha-8-like: MTDTGQRHRGQLWRIALCISLLLSFGERISAQIRYSVPEEAKEGTTVGNIAKDFGLEVSTLVERRFRVVSGSKDALFQVNPNNGVLYVEKKIDREMLCDGNDACIMNLKIAVENPLEIHYVGIEVTDINDHAPTFTDKEKRIEIAEATLPGARFQLQTAHDPDLGANGVRLYKLSQNENFDLEIRDRGEDKLPFLVLQKPLDRERKAQHHLILTATDGGSPPRSGKLNITVFVLDSNDNRPVFSKDVYSATLDENVKVGTTAVRVYATDLDEGPNGDLVYTFGSDVNSRILDIFSLDSKTGDIVVQGEIDFEKAAVYKLDVQASDSGQPPMSTDCRVIIKIQDANDNTPEIEVTSLSNVVSEDSKPGTVISLISVTDADSGLNGKVQCAISENVPFELKPSIQDNMYSLVTKARLDRESQSHYDITITATDFGQPPLSAFKTLSFGISDVNDNSPEFSQNPFELYLVENNAAGASIFSVSAFDKDLNENAEIKYHILRGDGAQTDMASFLNINPDNGHIHALKSFDYETMKKFQFSVLATDSGTPPLTCNATVNVYILDQNDNPPVILSPVSSNGSAEGLEEIPRNVNAGHLVTKVRAYDADTGYNGWLLFSLHEVTDHTLFGLDRYTGQIRTLRVFTETDDAEHKLVIIVKDNGNVSLSATATVVIKVVEPKEAFAASDLTSVVKDEEDNVTFYLIITLGSVSVLFIISIVILIAMQCSKTTDYSSKYLQDTNYDGTLCHSIQYRAGDKRYMLVGPRMSIGSTIVPGSNGNTLVVPDRRSRASGEVRADLTFYSQISR; encoded by the coding sequence ATGACAGACACCGGACAAAGACACAGAGGGCAGTTGTGGCGGATTGCTTTATGCATCTCGCTGCTCTTGTCTTTTGGAGAGCGGATTTCTGCACAAATAAGGTATTCCGTTCCAGAGGAGGCAAAGGAGGGAACTACTGTCGGAAATATTGCTAAGGATTTCGGTCTCGAAGTGAGTACTCTGGTCGAGCGACGATTTCGAGTCGTTTCTGGATCTAAGGACGCTCTTTTCCAGGTTAATCCGAACAATGGCGTGTTGTATGTCGAAAAGAAAATCGACAGGGAGATGTTATGTGATGGCAATGACGCGTGCATAATGAATTTAaagatagctgttgaaaacccTTTAGAGATACATTATGTTGGGATAGAAGTAACTGATATAAACGACCATGCTCCCACTTTCACTGATAAAGAGAAACGGATTGAAATTGCAGAAGCAACACTACCTGGTGCTCGCTTCCAACTCCAAACAGCGCATGATCCTGATTTAGGAGCAAATGGTGTTCGTCTAtataaattaagtcaaaatgagaATTTTGATTTAGAGATAagggacagaggggaggacaAACTCCCTTTCTTAGTACTTCAGAAACCACTCGATAGGGAGCGCAAAGCTCAGCATCATTTGATTTTGACAGCCACTGACGGAGGCAGTCCACCCAGATCAGGAAAACTGAACATTACAGTTTTTGTTCTTGACAGCAATGACAACAGACCTGTTTTTAGCAAGGATGTATATTCTGCAACGCTAGATGAAAACGTAAAGGTGGGAACAACTGCAGTACGGGTATATGCCACTGATTTAGATGAAGGCCCAAATGGGGATCTGGTGTACACGTTTGGGAGTGATGTTAACTCTAGAATATTAGACATATTTAGTCTCGATAGCAAAACCGGGGACATTGTAGTTCAAGGGGAGATCGATTTTGAGAAAGCTGCAGTTTACAAGTTGGATGTGCAGGCATCTGATAGTGGACAGCCACCTATGTCCACTGACTGCAGGGTCATTATAAAGATTCAGGATGCTAACGACAACACACCAGAAATTGAGGTCACATCTTTGTCCAATGTGGTCTCTGAGGACAGCAAACCAGGCACAGTCATATCACTCATTAGCGTGACCGATGCAGATTCTGGTCTAAACGGCAAAGTGCAGTGCGCAATATCAGAAAATGTGCCATTTGAACTTAAGCCCTCAATCCAAGATAACATGTATTCACTTGTGACAAAGGCGCGTTTAGATCGAGAAAGCCAATCTCATTACGACATCACAATAACAGCCACGGACTTTGGTCAGCCACCTCTGTCTGCATTTAAAACATTAAGCTTTGGCATATCAGATGTAAATGATAACAGTCCAGAATTCTCCCAAAATCCCTTTGAATTGTATTTAGTCGAAAACAATGCAGCAGGTGCGTCTATATTTTCAGTAAGCGCATTTGATAAAGATTTGAACGAAAATGCGGAAATTAAGTATCACATTCTCCGAGGAGATGGAGCACAGACTGACATGGCTTCTTTTCTCAATATCAACCCTGATAACGGTCACATACATGCACTCAAAAGTTTCGACTATGAAACAATGAAAAAATTCCAATTCAGCGTGCTAGCCACTGACTCTGGGACGCCACCCCTAACCTGCAACGCCACTGTAAATGTGTATATTCTGGATCAGAACGACAATCCTCCCGTTATCTTGTCCCCAGTCAGTTCAAACGGATCTGCTGAGGGTTTGGAGGAGATTCCGCGTAATGTGAACGCAGGACATTTAGTTACCAAAGTGAGGGCATATGACGCTGATACGGGATATAATGGCTGGTTATTATTTTCTCTTCATGAAGTTACGGATCACACTTTATTCGGTTTGGATCGTTATACAGGACAGATAAGGACTCTCCGTGTATTCACCGAAACAGATGATGCCGAGCACAAATTAGTTATCATTGTAAAAGACAACGGAAATGTTTCTCTTTCTGCTACTGCAACAGTGGTAATTAAAGTCGTGGAACCGAAAGAAGCTTTTGCAGCGTCTGATTTGACAAGTGTTGTTAAAGACGAAGAAGACAACGTTACATTTTACTTGATCATCACTCTGGGATCTGTTTCAGTGCTTTTCATAATCAGCATAGTCATACTGATAGCTATGCAGTGCTCCAAAACTACAGACTATTCCTCCAAGTACTTACAAGACACGAACTATGATGGAACTCTGTGCCACAGTATTCAGTACAGAGCTGGAGATAAAAGATACATGCTGGTTGGGCCCAGAATGAGTATCGGTTCTACTATAGTTCCTGGCAGCAATGGAAATACTCTGGTTGTACCTGATCGCAGGAGTAGAGCATCTGGAGAGGTAAGGGCTGATCTAACCTTTTACTCGCAGATTTCACGTTGA
- the LOC121693910 gene encoding protocadherin alpha-8-like isoform X35 — protein MGDRGQRHRWEYCWFAFVCFLLYGEPTSAQIRYSIPEEVKEESVVGNIAKDLGLDVSTLSGRRFRIVSGSEDSLFQVNQNNGVLYVHKNIDREKICDVNAACLINLKIVVENPLEIHYVAVEITDVNDHSPKFPEKELLLEIAEHTLPGARFQLNAARDPDAGMNSVKAYKLSHNDHFDLEIRDRGHEKIPFLILRKLLDREQQSKHKLLLTAVDGGNPPRSGTLNVTVTVLDINDNRPVFQQEVYTTELPENVSVGTIVIRVNATDVDEGANGEVVYTLGNNLHQKVYEAFQLDSNSGEIKVKGMIDFEETDVYTLGILASDKGQPPMTVDCSVIIKILDKNDNEPQIEVTSLSNRVSEDSKPGTVISLISITDKDSGVNGKVLCSLDDGAPFELKPSVQDNMYSLITKERLDRERISNYDITLTATDLGKPPLSTVKTLHIEVSDVNDNSPEFSQNPLELYLAENNSPGASIFSVSAHDKDLNENAVISYNIIRSEGMQNDVTSFLNINSENGNIHALKSFDFETAKTFKFQVGASDSGMPSLSSNVTVHVFILDQNDNAPVIISPVNTNGSAEAVEEIPRNVNAGYLVTKVRAYDADIGYNGWLLFSFQEVSDHTLFGLDRYTGQIRTLRAFTETDDSRHKLVILVKDNGNVSLSATATVLINVVEPKEAFAASDVNSVIKDDKENSVTFYLIITLGSVSTLFLISIIVLIIMQCSKTTDYSSKYLPDTNYDGTLCHSIQYRSGDKRYMLVGPRMSIGSTIVPGSNGNTLVVPDRRRRASGELSERQP, from the exons ATGGGAGACCGCGGACAAAGGCACAGATGGGAATACTGTTGGTTTGCGTTCGTGTGCTTTCTGCTTTACGGCGAGCCAACTTCTGCACAAATACGCTACTCTATTCCGGAGGAAGTGAAAGAAGAGTCCGTTGTTGGAAATATTGCCAAGGATTTGGGACTTGATGTCAGTACTTTATCTGGGAGACGTTTCCGCATAGTATCTGGATCCGAGGACAGTCTTTTCCAGGTAAACCAGAACAATGGCGTCCTATATGTTCACAAAAATATCGACAGAGAGAAAATATGTGATGTTAACGCTGCATGTTTGATCAATCTGAAAATAGTGGTGGAAAATCCGTTGGAGATTCATTATGTAGCTGTTGAGATTACGGATGTAAATGATCATTCACCGAAATTCCCAGAAAAAGAGCTGCTTCTTGAGATTGCAGAGCACACTCTTCCAGGCGCTCGTTTTCAGCTGAACGCAGCTCGTGACCCAGACGCTGGAATGAATTCAGTTAAAGCTTACAAATTAAGCCACAATGACCACTTCGATCTAGAAATACGAGACAGGGGACACGAAAAAATTCCATTTTTGATTTTGCGGAAATTACTTGACAGGGAACAGCAGAGCAAACATAAGTTACTCCTGACCGCCGTCGATGGTGGTAATCCCCCCAGATCAGGCACTCTGAATGTGACTGTGACAGTTCTAGATATTAATGACAACCGCCCTGTGTTTCAGCAAGAGGTTTACACAACCGAATTGCCAGAAAATGTATCTGTTGGGACCATCGTTATTAGGGTAAATGCGACAGATGTTGACGAAGGCGCAAATGGTGAAGTGGTATATACCCTTGGTAATAACTTGCACCAGAAAGTGTATGAGGCTTTTCAGTTAGACAGCAACAGTGGCGAAATTAAAGTTAAAGGAATGATTGATTTTGAAGAAACTGATGTTTACACACTAGGCATTTTGGCCTCTGATAAGGGACAGCCTCCAATGACTGTCGACTGTAGTGTCATTATAAAGATTTTAGACAAAAATGATAATGAACCACAGATAGAAGTGACATCACTCTCTAACAGGGTATCAGAGGATTCAAAACCAGGAACTGTTATTTCCCTTATTAGCATCACTGATAAAGATTCCGGAGTTAACGGTAAGGTCTTATGTAGCTTAGATGACGGTGCCCCATTTGAACTAAAACCGTCTGTACAAGACAACATGTATTCTCTAATAACAAAGGAGCGCTTGGACAGAGAACGTATATCAAACTACGATATCACATTAACGGCAACAGATTTGGGCAAACCACCTCTTTCTACGGTTAAAACACTACACATAGAAGTTTCCGATGTAAACGACAACAGTCCGGAGTTTTCTCAAAATCCTCTTGAACTTTATTTAGCGGAAAACAACTCTCCAGGTGCATCTATATTCTCTGTTAGCGCCCATGACAAGGACTTGAATGAAAATGCTGTTATCTCTTACAATATAATTAGAAGTGAAGGCATGCAAAATGATGTGACTTCTTTCCTCAACATTAATTCTGAGAATGGAAACATACATGCCCTAAAGAGTTTTGACTTTGAAACTGCTAAAACGTTCAAGTTCCAGGTGGGCGCCTCAGACTCAGGAATGCCATCTCTCAGTAGTAATGTCACAGTTCATGTTTTTATCTTGGATCAAAACGACAACGCACCTGTTATCATATCACCTGTAAACACGAACGGATCAGCAGAGGCCGTGGAGGAAATTCCGCGGAACGTGAACGCAGGCTATCTGGTCACTAAAGTGAGGGCCTATGATGCTGATATTGGGTACAACGGCTGGCTGCTGTTTTCATTTCAAGAAGTCAGTGATCACACACTATTTGGGTTGGACCGCTACACTGGACAGATAAGAACTCTCCGTGCATTCACAGAGACAGATGACTCGCGCCATAAACTGGTCATACTTGTGAAAGACAATGGGAACGTGTCACTCTCTGCAACAGCAACAGTTCTCATCAATGTTGTGGAGCCCAAAGAGGCTTTTGCTGCATCTGATGTCAATAGTGTAATTAAAGACGACAAGGAAAATAGCGTTACATTCTACCTGATCATTACTTTAGGATCGGTATCAACATTATTTCTCATTAGTATCATAGTCTTGATTATAATGCAGTGCTCCAAAACTACAGACTATTCCTCCAAGTACTTGCCAGATACAAACTATGATGGAACTCTATGCCACAGCATCCAGTACAGATCTGGAGATAAAAGATACATGCTGGTTGGGCCCAGAATGAGTATCGGTTCTACTATAGTTCCAGGCAGCAATGGGAATACTCTGGTTGTACCTGATCGCAGGAGGAGAGCATCTGGTGAG CTATCTGAAAGACAGCCCTAG
- the LOC121693910 gene encoding protocadherin alpha-8-like isoform X29: MTDAGQRHRGQLWRIALCVSLLLSFGERISAQIRYSVPEEAKEGTIVGNIAKDFGLDVSTLVERRFRVVSGSKEALFEVNQNNGVLYVEKKIDREMLCNGNEACVINLKIAVENPLEIHYVAIEITDVNDHSPTFTDNENRLEIAENTQPGARFQLQTAHDPDLGTHGVRLYKLSQNEHFDLEIRDRGDDKLPFLILQKPLDRERKAEHTLILTATDGGSPPRSGNLNITISVLDINDNRPAFSQDVYSATLHENVDVGTTVIKVFATDLDEGPNGDVIYSFVSHLNSKVFDIFSLDSATGDILVKGGVDFEKNAVYKLDVQASDNGQPPTTSDCRVVIKIQDINDNQPDIEVTSLSNVVSEDSKPGTVISLISVTDADSGLNGKVKCKISENVPFELKPSIQDNMYSLVTKARLDRESQSHYDITITATDFGQPPLSAFKTLSFGISDVNDNSPEFPQNPFELYLVENNAAGASIFSVSAFDKDLNENAEIKYHILRGDGAQTDMASFLNINPDNGHIHALKSFDYETVKIFQFHVLATDSGTPPLTCNATVNVYILDQNDNPPVILSPVSSNGSAEGVEEIPRNVNAGHLVTKVRAYDADAGYNGWLLFSLHEVTDHTLFGLDRYTGQIRTLRVFTETDEAEHKLIIVVKDNGNVSLSATATVVIKVVEPKEAFAASDLTSVVKDEEDNVTFYLIITLGSVSVLFIISIVILIAMQCSKTTDYSSKYLQDTNYDGTLCHSIQYRSGDKRYMLVGPRMSIGSTIVPGSNGNTLVVPDRRSRASCENVHQSHLSNDGRPRTKAQMGILLVCLRFVALAPAFRRAGFCTNTLLYSRGSERRVRRWKYCQGFGS, translated from the exons ATGACAGACGCAGGACAAAGACACAGAGGGCAGTTGTGGCGGATTGCTTTATGTGTCTCGCTGCTGTTGTCTTTCGGAGAGCGGATTTCTGCACAAATAAGGTATTCCGTTCCAGAGGAAGCAAAAGAGGGAACTATTGTCGGAAACATTGCTAAGGATTTCGGTCTCGATGTGAGTACTCTGGTGGAGCGACGGTTTAGAGTCGTTTCTGGATCTAAGGAAGCTCTTTTCGAGGTTAATCAGAACAATGGCGTGTTGTATGTTGAAAAGAAAATTGACAGAGAAATGCTATGTAATGGCAATGAAGCCTGTGTGATAAACCTGAAAATTGCTGTTGAAAATCCTTTAGAGATACATTACGTCGCTATTGAAATAACTGATGTAAATGACCATTCGCCCACTTTCACTGATAACGAAAACCGGTTAGAAATAGCGGAGAACACGCAACCAGGAGCTCGATTTCAACTCCAAACAGCGCACGATCCTGATTTAGGGACACATGGCGTCCGTTTGtataaattaagtcaaaatgaacaCTTTGATTTAGAAATAAGAGATAGGGGAGATGATAAACTCCCTTTCCTGATACTACAGAAACCTCTCGATAGGGAGCGCAAAGCTGAACACACTTTAATATTGACTGCTACCGATGGAGGTAGTCCACCAAGATCAGGAAATCTCAACATAACGATTTCTGTATTAGATATTAACGACAACCGCCCTGCTTTCAGTCAGGATGTGTATTCTGCTACATTACACGAAAATGTAGATGTAGGAACAACTGTAATAAAAGTATTTGCAACCGACTTAGATGAAGGCCCAAATGGTGATGTCATATACTCATTTGTAAGTCACCTAAACTCAAAGGTGTTTGACATTTTCAGTTTAGACAGTGCCACTGGGGACATTCTAGTCAAAGGTGGAGTAGATTTTGAGAAAAATGCTGTTTACAAGTTGGACGTTCAGGCCTCTGATAATGGCCAGCCACCTACAACTTCTGACTGTAGAGTGGTCATAAAAATTCAAGATATAAATGACAACCAACCTGACATCGAGGTCACATCTTTGTCCAACGTGGTTTCTGAGGACAGTAAGCCTGGCACAGTCATATCTCTGATTAGCGTGACGGATGCAGATTCTGGTCTAAACGGCAAAGTGAAATgtaaaatatcagaaaatgtgCCATTCGAACTGAAGCCCTCAATCCAAGATAACATGTATTCACTTGTGACAAAGGCGCGTTTAGATCGAGAAAGCCAATCTCATTACGACATCACAATAACAGCCACGGACTTTGGTCAGCCACCTCTGTCTGCATTTAAAACATTAAGCTTTGGCATATCAGATGTAAATGATAACAGTCCAGAATTTCCTCAAAATCCCTTTGAATTGTATTTAGTCGAAAATAATGCAGCTGGTGCGTCTATATTTTCAGTAAGCGCATTTGATAAAGATTTGAATGAAAATGCAGAAATCAAGTATCATATTCTCAGAGGAGACGGAGCACAGACCGACATGGCTTCTTTTCTCAATATTAACCCTGATAACGGCCACATACATGCACTCAAAAGTTTCGACTATGAAACAGTGAAAATATTCCAATTTCACGTGCTAGCCACTGACTCTGGCACTCCACCCCTCACCTGCAACGCCACTGTAAATGTGTATATTCTGGATCAGAACGACAATCCTCCCGTTATCTTGTCCCCAGTCAGTTCAAACGGATCTGCTGAGGGTGTGGAGGAGATTCCACGTAATGTGAACGCAGGACATTTAGTTACCAAAGTGAGGGCATATGACGCTGATGCGGGATATAATGGCTGGTTATTATTTTCTCTTCATGAAGTTACGGATCACACTTTATTCGGTTTGGATCGTTATACCGGACAGATAAGGACTCTCCGTGTATTCACAGAAACAGACGAGGCAGAACACAAATTAATCATTGTTGTAAAAGACAACGGAAATGTTTCTCTTTCAGCAACTGCTACAGTTGTAATTAAAGTCGTGGAACCGAAAGAAGCTTTTGCAGCGTCTGATTTGACAAGTGTTGTTAAAGACGAAGAAGACAACGTTACGTTTTACTTGATCATCACTCTGGGATCTGTTTCAGTGCTTTTCATAATCAGCATAGTCATACTGATAGCTATGCAGTGCTCCAAAACTACAGACTATTCCTCCAAGTACTTACAAGACACGAACTATGATGGAACTCTCTGCCACAGCATCCAGTACAGATCTGGTGATAAAAGATACATGCTGGTTGGGCCCAGAATGAGTATCGGTTCTACTATAGTTCCTGGCAGCAATGGAAATACTCTGGTTGTACCTGATCGAAGGAGTAGAGCATCTTGTGAG AACGTTCATCAGAGCCACCTCAGTAACGATGGGAGACCGCGGACAAAGGCACAGATGGGAATACTGCTGGTTTGCCTTCGTTTTGTTGCCTTGGCTCCTGCTTTTCGGCGAGCAGGCTTCTGCACAAATACGCTACTCTATTCCAGAGGAAGTGAAAGAAGGGTCCGTCGTTGGAAATATTGCCAAGGATTTGGGTCTTGA